In Chamaesiphon minutus PCC 6605, a genomic segment contains:
- a CDS encoding amylo-alpha-1,6-glucosidase produces the protein MSIEFGREICGKLSNAETREWLVTNGIGGFASGTVAGLLARRYHGLLVAALQPPLGRTLLLAKLDETVGYDNLTYALHTNRWADGSVEPHGYRQIESFKLEGTIPTWQFACADALLEKRIWMRYGANTTYVRYTLSRATQPLTLTLKALVNYRDYHGITQSNNWQMNVEQIEGGIKIAADDRATPLYLSIDTGIATPAHNWHYGFDLAVERYRGLSDREDHFHAATFEVTLNPGESIVFVASTEPQPHLDGLQALKSYQDREHKLLNLWKQERPKTTNHKQDCHAWIERLVLAADQFIVNRSVPGIPNGKTIIAGYPWFGDWGRDTMISLPGLTIAMGRPEIARSILLTFAKYVDRGMLPNRFPDAGEVPEYNTVDATLWYFEAIRSYYDATADDELLEELFPVLAEIIDWHCRGTRYNTHLDAGDGLLYAGEAGVQLTWMDAKVGDWVVTPRIGKPIEINALWYCALRSIAKFARQLGKPAREYDVLADRTLIKFSRFWNAETGYCYDVLDSPDGDDASLRPNQIFAVSLPGMGAKGYAPLLTPDRQRGVVDTCSRSLLTSHGLRSLAPNHPQYQGHYGGNQLQRDGAYHQGTTWGWLLGSFVLAHYQVYGDRTQARQFLEPMAHHLLAHGLGTCSEIFDGDAPMNPRGCIAQAWTVAEVLRAWVAIDR, from the coding sequence ATGAGTATCGAATTTGGGCGAGAAATTTGTGGCAAGCTCAGTAATGCCGAAACACGAGAATGGCTAGTCACCAATGGAATTGGTGGTTTTGCCTCCGGTACTGTTGCTGGACTGCTCGCCCGTCGCTATCATGGCTTACTCGTCGCCGCATTACAGCCGCCCTTGGGTCGAACTTTATTACTCGCCAAACTGGATGAAACAGTCGGATATGACAATCTTACTTATGCTCTCCACACCAATCGGTGGGCAGATGGTAGTGTGGAGCCGCACGGATATCGCCAGATTGAAAGCTTTAAATTAGAAGGCACCATCCCCACTTGGCAGTTCGCTTGTGCGGATGCTTTGTTAGAAAAACGGATCTGGATGCGGTACGGAGCCAACACCACCTACGTTCGCTATACATTAAGCCGCGCCACGCAACCGCTAACCCTCACGCTCAAAGCTTTAGTCAATTACCGCGACTATCATGGTATTACTCAGAGTAACAACTGGCAAATGAATGTCGAGCAAATCGAAGGCGGCATTAAAATCGCTGCCGACGATCGCGCTACACCGTTATATTTATCGATCGATACAGGCATTGCCACACCCGCCCATAATTGGCACTACGGTTTCGATCTAGCCGTAGAACGATATCGCGGTTTGAGCGATCGCGAAGACCACTTCCACGCCGCCACCTTTGAAGTTACACTCAATCCTGGTGAATCGATCGTTTTTGTCGCTAGCACCGAACCACAGCCTCATCTAGATGGGTTACAAGCACTTAAATCTTACCAAGATCGAGAACACAAGCTCCTAAACCTCTGGAAACAGGAGCGACCCAAAACCACCAACCACAAACAAGATTGCCATGCTTGGATCGAACGATTGGTATTAGCCGCAGACCAATTTATCGTCAATCGATCGGTTCCTGGCATACCCAATGGTAAAACTATCATCGCGGGTTATCCCTGGTTTGGCGATTGGGGACGCGATACGATGATTAGTCTACCTGGATTGACGATCGCGATGGGAAGACCGGAAATTGCACGTTCTATTTTACTTACCTTTGCTAAATATGTAGATCGGGGAATGCTGCCCAATCGCTTTCCCGATGCAGGTGAAGTGCCGGAGTACAATACCGTCGATGCGACGCTGTGGTATTTTGAAGCAATTCGGAGTTACTACGATGCCACCGCTGACGATGAATTGTTAGAAGAACTCTTTCCCGTGCTGGCAGAGATTATCGATTGGCATTGTCGGGGGACTCGTTACAATACTCATCTCGATGCTGGCGATGGGTTACTATATGCCGGAGAAGCGGGCGTACAATTGACGTGGATGGATGCCAAAGTCGGCGATTGGGTAGTGACACCGCGCATTGGTAAACCGATCGAAATTAATGCCCTCTGGTACTGTGCCTTGCGATCTATAGCCAAGTTTGCGCGTCAGCTTGGTAAACCCGCTCGCGAATATGATGTACTTGCAGATCGAACTTTAATTAAATTCTCCCGCTTCTGGAACGCTGAGACTGGCTATTGTTATGATGTCCTCGATAGTCCCGATGGCGATGATGCCTCACTGCGTCCGAATCAAATCTTTGCCGTGTCGTTACCTGGAATGGGCGCAAAAGGTTATGCACCACTACTTACGCCCGATCGACAACGTGGGGTTGTGGATACTTGCAGCCGATCGTTGTTAACTTCACACGGCCTGCGTTCTCTGGCTCCCAACCATCCTCAATATCAGGGGCATTATGGTGGAAACCAATTACAACGCGACGGAGCCTATCATCAGGGTACGACTTGGGGCTGGTTGTTGGGTTCGTTTGTGTTGGCACATTATCAGGTATATGGCGATCGAACTCAGGCAAGACAATTTCTCGAACCGATGGCTCATCACTTGCTGGCACACGGTTTGGGCACTTGTAGCGAGATCTTCGATGGCGATGCGCCGATGAATCCACGGGGTTGTATCGCTCAGGCTTGGACTGTTGCTGAAGTTTTACGCGCTTGGGTGGCGATCGATCGATAA
- a CDS encoding MGH1-like glycoside hydrolase domain-containing protein has translation MTIALTQEEIRLQEAHNRTAHWRRWGPYLSDRQWGTVREDYSRYGSAWDYFTHDQARSRAYRWGEDGLLGISDNHQRLCLAIALWNGEDPILKERLFGLTGNEGNHGEDVKEYYFYLDNTPMHSYMKALYKYPHQAFPYDRLVAENRQRTRQDPEFELLDTGIFDDDRYFDVFVEYAKAGAEDVLMQVTVINRGSEARSLHLLPTLWFRNTWSWHGDEESKPTLQAIQTSDDLNIIEANHPTLGKYWLYARGNGKLLFTENETNNERIFSNPNAAPYVKDSINDYIINGNKQAVNPDRIGTKSAIHYVLSIEPGATQTIQLRLSDVPNLKEPLGDDFNATFALRKQEADAFYHRVTPFSLSEDMRNVQRQAFAGMLWCKQYYHYIVEDWLKGDASEPKPPAERKQGRNQEWFHLYTDDILSMCDKWEYPWFAAWDLAFHCITLATIDPDFAKYQLDILTREWYMHPNGQIPAYEWAFGDVNPPVHAWATWRVYQIEQQMYGKSDSQFLERVFQKLMLNFTWWVNRKDIRGNNVFQGGFLGLDNIGVFDRSNELPTGGYIDQSDGTSWMGMYCLNMLEIALELAKINPVYEDIASKFFEHYLYIANAMNHIGEMEASLWNESDGFYYDVLHLPDHRQIEMKVRSLVGLIPLFAVGTLEPETIKALPSFKKRMEWFIRNRHDLRRNVACMETPGRGARRLLAIVYKEKLQRILQKMLDESEFFSDYGIRAISRHHAEHPYHFQTNGMDFYVNYEPAESTSGLFGGNSNWRGPVWFPVNFLLIESLQKFHHYFGDDLKVECPTGSGQMLTLAEVAIELSRRLTQIFLRNSAGNRPVYGGAEKFQTDPHWRDLILFYEYFHGDNGAGIGASHQTGWTGLVAQLIQQLGERDMADRQPDLESEIHLKSID, from the coding sequence ATGACGATCGCGCTAACACAAGAAGAAATTAGGCTACAGGAAGCACATAACCGTACAGCTCATTGGCGACGCTGGGGGCCATATTTGAGCGATCGCCAGTGGGGGACGGTGCGAGAAGATTATAGTCGCTATGGTTCGGCTTGGGACTATTTTACTCACGACCAAGCGCGATCGCGAGCGTATCGCTGGGGCGAAGATGGCTTGTTGGGGATTTCGGACAATCATCAGCGGTTGTGTTTGGCAATTGCTTTATGGAATGGTGAAGATCCGATTCTTAAAGAGCGATTATTTGGGTTGACGGGGAATGAGGGCAATCATGGGGAAGATGTCAAGGAATATTACTTTTATCTTGACAACACGCCGATGCATTCATACATGAAGGCGTTGTATAAATATCCCCATCAAGCATTTCCTTACGATCGATTAGTTGCCGAAAATCGTCAGCGCACGCGGCAAGATCCAGAGTTTGAACTATTAGATACGGGGATATTTGATGACGATCGATATTTTGATGTCTTTGTCGAATATGCCAAAGCTGGTGCTGAAGATGTGCTGATGCAAGTTACGGTCATCAATCGCGGATCTGAAGCTCGATCGCTCCATCTACTGCCAACGCTGTGGTTTCGCAATACCTGGTCGTGGCATGGAGATGAAGAGAGTAAACCAACGCTCCAAGCAATTCAGACGAGCGACGATCTGAATATTATTGAAGCAAATCATCCAACATTAGGGAAATATTGGCTATATGCTCGTGGTAATGGCAAACTGTTATTTACAGAAAATGAGACTAATAACGAACGCATATTTAGTAATCCAAATGCTGCGCCTTATGTCAAAGACAGCATTAATGATTATATTATTAATGGAAATAAACAGGCTGTAAATCCAGATCGTATCGGCACGAAATCTGCGATTCATTATGTGCTATCGATCGAGCCTGGAGCCACCCAAACGATTCAGTTGCGCCTTAGCGATGTCCCAAATTTAAAGGAACCGTTGGGTGATGATTTTAATGCAACTTTCGCACTTCGCAAACAAGAAGCAGACGCATTTTATCACCGAGTTACACCATTTTCCCTGAGTGAAGACATGCGAAATGTGCAGCGTCAGGCATTTGCGGGGATGTTATGGTGCAAGCAGTATTACCACTATATCGTCGAAGATTGGCTCAAGGGGGATGCTAGCGAACCGAAGCCACCCGCAGAACGCAAACAAGGCAGAAATCAGGAGTGGTTTCATCTGTATACCGATGATATTCTGTCGATGTGCGACAAGTGGGAATATCCGTGGTTTGCGGCTTGGGATTTAGCGTTTCATTGTATAACTTTAGCGACGATCGATCCCGACTTTGCCAAGTATCAATTGGATATCTTGACCCGCGAATGGTATATGCACCCCAATGGACAAATTCCGGCTTATGAATGGGCATTTGGCGATGTTAATCCCCCCGTTCATGCTTGGGCGACTTGGCGCGTTTATCAGATCGAGCAGCAAATGTATGGGAAATCCGATTCCCAATTTCTAGAGCGCGTTTTCCAAAAACTAATGCTCAATTTTACCTGGTGGGTGAATCGCAAAGATATTCGCGGCAATAATGTCTTTCAAGGCGGATTTTTGGGGCTAGATAATATTGGCGTATTCGATCGCAGTAACGAATTGCCGACGGGTGGATACATCGACCAATCTGATGGCACCAGTTGGATGGGGATGTATTGTTTGAACATGCTCGAAATTGCTTTAGAGCTAGCAAAAATTAATCCAGTTTATGAAGATATTGCGAGCAAGTTCTTTGAACACTATTTATATATTGCCAATGCCATGAACCACATTGGTGAAATGGAAGCATCATTGTGGAATGAGTCAGATGGTTTTTATTATGATGTGCTGCATTTGCCCGACCATCGCCAAATTGAAATGAAAGTGCGATCGCTAGTGGGATTAATACCGCTGTTTGCGGTGGGAACTTTGGAACCGGAAACAATTAAAGCTTTGCCCAGCTTTAAGAAGCGGATGGAATGGTTTATCAGAAATCGTCACGATCTGCGGCGTAATGTTGCTTGTATGGAAACCCCTGGCAGAGGAGCTAGACGATTACTGGCGATCGTTTACAAGGAGAAATTGCAACGCATTTTACAAAAAATGTTGGATGAATCCGAATTCTTTAGCGATTATGGCATTCGGGCAATTTCTCGCCACCATGCCGAACATCCCTACCATTTTCAGACTAATGGCATGGATTTTTATGTCAATTACGAGCCAGCCGAATCGACGAGTGGGTTATTTGGCGGGAATTCTAATTGGCGCGGCCCCGTCTGGTTCCCAGTCAATTTTCTCCTGATTGAATCGCTCCAAAAGTTTCATCATTATTTTGGTGACGATCTCAAAGTTGAATGCCCGACGGGTTCGGGGCAAATGCTGACATTGGCAGAAGTGGCGATCGAATTATCCCGACGACTGACGCAAATTTTCTTGAGAAATTCCGCTGGAAATCGGCCTGTTTATGGTGGGGCTGAGAAGTTTCAAACAGATCCACATTGGCGCGATTTAATCCTGTTCTATGAATATTTTCATGGGGATAATGGAGCCGGAATTGGTGCCAGTCATCAAACGGGCTGGACGGGACTTGTAGCGCAGTTGATTCAACAATTGGGCGAACGTGACATGGCCGATCGACAGCCAGATCTAGAGTCAGAAATTCACTTGAAATCGATCGATTAA
- the tal gene encoding transaldolase, whose amino-acid sequence MLNIPTTQMNSLQLLPTYGQSAWLDYIRRSSITSGELQQMVTAGEIWGVTSNPAIFEKAIAGSTDYDDAIQALETEHDRDAIDLYEQLAIADIQATADILAPIYAKTDRRDGYVSLEVAPYLANDTEQTLQEARRLWQAVDRPNLMVKVPATDAGILAIEQLISEGINVNVTLLFSQAAYDRVATAYISGLEKYADAGGDVSRVASVASFFISRIDTAIDNLITEQLKTTTDRKQQDLLASLSGRVAIANAKLAYEYYQNLCQSGRWQRLAAYGAQSQRLLWASTGTKNPHQSEVLYVEELIGADTVDTIPPATLAAFRDRGTASATLTKDVQIAREVLSNLALVGISLSDVTDRLLQEGLQLFSDAFDRLLGAVEQKRQAVLSKVK is encoded by the coding sequence ATGTTAAATATACCAACTACGCAGATGAATTCATTGCAATTATTACCAACATACGGACAATCAGCTTGGCTGGATTATATTCGTCGCAGTTCGATTACTAGTGGCGAACTCCAACAGATGGTAACAGCAGGGGAGATTTGGGGCGTGACCTCAAATCCAGCGATTTTCGAGAAGGCGATCGCGGGCAGTACGGATTATGATGATGCCATCCAAGCATTAGAAACCGAACACGATCGAGATGCAATTGACCTCTACGAGCAACTGGCGATCGCCGATATCCAAGCCACCGCCGATATTCTCGCCCCGATTTACGCCAAAACCGATCGCCGCGATGGTTATGTCAGTCTCGAAGTCGCTCCTTACCTAGCCAACGATACGGAGCAAACACTCCAGGAAGCGCGGCGGCTGTGGCAAGCGGTCGATCGACCCAATCTGATGGTTAAAGTTCCGGCTACCGACGCGGGGATACTGGCGATCGAGCAACTGATAAGCGAAGGAATTAACGTCAATGTCACCTTATTATTTTCCCAAGCAGCTTACGATCGGGTTGCCACCGCTTATATATCAGGCTTGGAGAAGTATGCCGATGCGGGGGGCGATGTCAGCCGAGTTGCTAGTGTGGCTAGTTTCTTTATCAGCCGCATCGACACGGCGATCGATAATCTCATTACCGAGCAACTTAAAACCACTACCGATCGAAAACAGCAAGATCTGCTCGCATCATTGTCGGGACGGGTGGCGATCGCCAATGCCAAACTTGCTTATGAATACTATCAAAACCTCTGTCAGAGCGGGCGGTGGCAGCGACTCGCCGCATATGGGGCGCAATCGCAACGGTTGCTATGGGCGAGTACGGGTACGAAAAATCCCCACCAAAGCGAGGTTTTATATGTCGAGGAGTTGATCGGTGCCGATACGGTCGATACCATTCCACCAGCGACTCTGGCTGCTTTTCGCGATCGAGGTACAGCTAGTGCCACGCTCACTAAAGATGTCCAAATCGCTCGTGAAGTGCTGTCGAATCTCGCTCTAGTCGGAATTTCCCTCTCTGATGTGACAGATCGATTGCTGCAAGAGGGATTGCAATTATTTAGCGATGCCTTCGATCGATTATTGGGTGCGGTGGAGCAGAAACGGCAAGCAGTCTTGAGTAAAGTGAAATGA
- the glk gene encoding glucokinase, producing MTILAGDIGGTNTRLALFESNGGTLDPILVPRGFANESATFPSGNYPNLEAIVSKFRSIHSQPITHACFGIAGPVKHGRCQATNLPWVVDAQVLATSLDLATVGLINDLEANALGIAVLQPTDFVTLNSGEPDADGNAALISAGTGLGEAGLYWDGRAYRSIASEGGHADFAPRDELEIDLLRYLMAQFGRVSWERVLSGSGLYNIYKFLRDTGRGTEPDWLSAEIQHQNPPSVITQAALARESILCELTLDLFISIYGAEAGNLALTMKATGGVFIGGGIAPKIIEQINGSTTFMDAFTAKGRMASLLKAMPVRVILNDKTALLGAAVAASNRSHSVF from the coding sequence ATGACGATCTTAGCTGGTGATATTGGCGGTACAAATACCCGTCTGGCATTGTTTGAATCGAATGGAGGTACGCTCGATCCGATTCTCGTTCCGAGAGGCTTTGCCAACGAGTCAGCCACCTTTCCGAGCGGCAATTATCCCAATCTAGAGGCGATCGTTAGTAAATTTCGATCGATTCATTCCCAGCCGATAACTCATGCCTGTTTTGGGATTGCGGGGCCAGTCAAACACGGTCGCTGTCAGGCAACCAATCTACCGTGGGTCGTCGATGCCCAGGTTTTAGCTACTAGCTTAGATCTAGCCACCGTGGGTTTAATTAATGACCTCGAAGCCAACGCTCTGGGCATTGCCGTCCTCCAACCCACCGACTTTGTAACTCTCAATTCTGGCGAACCCGATGCTGATGGCAATGCCGCACTCATTTCGGCGGGCACGGGTTTAGGCGAAGCGGGGCTGTACTGGGATGGTCGAGCATATCGATCGATCGCCTCCGAAGGCGGTCATGCTGATTTTGCGCCTCGCGACGAGCTGGAAATCGATTTATTACGTTATTTAATGGCTCAATTCGGTCGGGTCAGTTGGGAACGAGTCCTCTCTGGGTCAGGATTGTACAACATCTACAAATTCTTGCGCGATACCGGACGGGGAACGGAACCAGATTGGCTCTCAGCCGAAATCCAGCACCAAAATCCCCCCAGTGTCATTACTCAAGCCGCTTTAGCCAGAGAGTCTATCCTGTGTGAATTAACACTAGATCTATTTATTTCCATCTACGGTGCGGAGGCTGGCAACCTGGCACTCACCATGAAAGCAACGGGAGGAGTATTTATCGGCGGTGGGATCGCCCCCAAAATCATCGAACAAATTAACGGTTCGACGACGTTTATGGATGCCTTTACTGCTAAAGGTCGGATGGCATCACTTCTCAAAGCAATGCCAGTACGGGTGATTCTCAATGACAAAACGGCTCTTTTGGGTGCAGCAGTTGCGGCAAGTAATCGAT